The following coding sequences lie in one Rickettsia hoogstraalii genomic window:
- a CDS encoding ATP-binding protein, protein MKAIVKRPHYLEKITTQFLSHKIVALLGPRQCGKTTLARQFAKGQKEIHFFDLEDIRDLAALENPYIALESKKGLIIIDEIQRLPDLFPTLRVLADKDTEQCFLILGSASKDLIRQSSETLAGRIAYIEVHPFSLLEVDNVEQLHLFGGFPNCYLYPKTGFDWLEQYIRTFLERDIPNLGFSIPPSTLRRFWTMLAHYHGNIFNASEIGKSLGVSDHTVKNYLDILSGTFMVRQLYPWFENISKRQKKRPKIYFTDSGIFHHLIDIYSPEQLLRHPKLGASFEGFALEQIIRIFNKRSEDCYYWGIHQEGELDLFIRHKGLKLGFEFKFSDAPTLTSSMHKAIDYLKLDELFVIYPGTRKYQLESNITVVPVKDIVTLA, encoded by the coding sequence ATGAAAGCTATTGTTAAACGCCCTCATTATTTAGAAAAGATAACAACACAATTTTTAAGTCATAAAATTGTAGCTCTTTTAGGACCAAGGCAATGCGGCAAAACTACTTTAGCCCGTCAATTTGCGAAAGGACAAAAAGAAATACATTTTTTTGATTTGGAAGATATAAGAGATTTAGCTGCTTTAGAAAATCCTTATATAGCTCTTGAAAGTAAAAAAGGCTTAATTATTATTGATGAAATTCAAAGATTACCGGATTTATTTCCTACTTTGCGAGTTCTAGCTGATAAAGATACAGAGCAGTGTTTTTTAATACTCGGTAGTGCTTCAAAAGATTTAATTAGACAATCGTCAGAAACACTTGCAGGCAGAATAGCTTATATAGAAGTGCATCCTTTTTCTTTATTAGAAGTAGATAATGTAGAACAATTACATCTATTCGGTGGATTTCCAAATTGTTATCTCTATCCAAAAACAGGTTTTGACTGGTTAGAGCAATATATTAGAACTTTTTTAGAGCGTGATATTCCAAATCTTGGTTTTTCTATTCCACCTAGCACATTACGTCGTTTTTGGACTATGCTTGCTCATTATCACGGAAATATTTTTAATGCTTCTGAAATTGGGAAGTCTTTAGGAGTGAGTGACCATACCGTCAAAAATTATCTAGATATTTTATCCGGTACTTTTATGGTACGTCAATTATATCCTTGGTTTGAAAATATTTCCAAACGTCAGAAAAAACGACCTAAAATATATTTTACTGATTCAGGAATATTTCATCATTTAATTGATATTTATTCACCTGAGCAATTATTAAGACATCCAAAACTAGGAGCAAGCTTTGAAGGATTTGCTCTAGAGCAAATAATACGAATTTTTAATAAACGTAGTGAGGATTGTTATTACTGGGGGATACATCAAGAAGGAGAACTAGATTTATTTATAAGACATAAGGGTCTAAAGCTGGGTTTTGAGTTTAAATTTAGCGATGCTCCTACTCTTACTTCTTCGATGCATAAAGCCATAGACTATTTAAAATTAGATGAATTATTTGTTATATATCCCGGAACAAGAAAATATCAATTAGAAAGCAATATAACCGTTGTGCCGGTTAAAGATATCGTAACGCTTGCGTAA
- the nuoI gene encoding NADH-quinone oxidoreductase subunit NuoI, with protein sequence MINYLKSFFLYEIVRGMALTLKYFFKPKVTINYPYEKSPVSPRFKGEHALRRYENGEERCIACKLCEAICPAQAIVIEADERDDGSRRTTRYDIDMTKCIYCGLCQEACPVDAIVEGPNFEFASLTHTALIYDKERLLQNGDRWEQALASKLHKDYEYR encoded by the coding sequence ATGATAAACTATTTAAAATCATTTTTTCTATATGAGATAGTACGGGGGATGGCTTTGACTTTAAAGTATTTCTTTAAGCCCAAAGTTACCATAAATTATCCTTATGAAAAAAGTCCTGTTAGCCCTAGATTTAAGGGTGAGCATGCACTGCGTCGCTATGAAAACGGCGAAGAACGTTGTATTGCTTGCAAGCTTTGTGAGGCAATTTGTCCGGCACAAGCGATAGTGATTGAAGCTGATGAACGAGATGACGGCAGTAGACGTACCACTCGTTATGATATAGACATGACAAAATGTATTTATTGCGGGTTATGCCAAGAAGCTTGTCCTGTAGATGCGATAGTTGAAGGACCTAATTTTGAGTTTGCAAGTCTAACTCATACTGCACTTATTTACGATAAAGAAAGATTACTGCAAAACGGCGATAGATGGGAGCAGGCACTAGCTAGTAAATTACATAAGGATTATGAGTATAGGTAA
- the nuoH gene encoding NADH-quinone oxidoreductase subunit NuoH → MTELFFEYIFPLIIIALKVVAITIPLILCVAYLTYAERRVIGLMQLRRGPNVVGPFGLLQPIADAVKLLFKEPIIPTNSDKILFILAPMITFILSLIGWAVIPFAKGVVLADINVGVLYILAISSLSVYGIIIAGWASNSKYAFLGAIRSSAQMISYEVSMGLVIITVLLTTGTLNLSGIIEAQRTMPWWIDLMLLPMGVVFFISVLAETNRLPFDLPEAESELVAGYNVEYSSMGFALFFLGEYANMILVSAMTTTFFLGGYLPPFNISWLDCIPGFFWFIFKVGFLLFCFLWIRATLPRYRYDQLMRLGWKVFLPLTLFWVVLVSSVLVYTDNLPSV, encoded by the coding sequence ATGACAGAACTCTTTTTTGAATATATTTTCCCGTTAATTATAATCGCTCTAAAGGTGGTGGCGATCACTATCCCTTTAATTTTATGCGTTGCGTATTTAACATATGCAGAACGTCGTGTTATTGGATTAATGCAGCTACGACGTGGACCGAATGTCGTTGGTCCGTTTGGATTACTTCAGCCTATTGCTGATGCGGTTAAGCTTTTATTCAAAGAGCCGATAATTCCAACCAATTCCGATAAAATATTATTTATTTTAGCACCGATGATAACTTTTATATTAAGTTTAATCGGCTGGGCAGTTATACCTTTTGCAAAGGGCGTAGTTCTTGCAGATATTAATGTCGGTGTTTTATATATTCTTGCTATATCCTCTTTAAGCGTTTATGGCATTATTATTGCCGGTTGGGCTAGTAACTCAAAATATGCATTCCTTGGTGCTATACGTTCCTCGGCCCAAATGATTTCTTATGAAGTATCGATGGGACTCGTTATTATTACTGTGTTACTTACTACTGGTACTCTCAATTTAAGTGGGATTATTGAAGCACAAAGAACAATGCCGTGGTGGATTGATTTAATGCTACTACCTATGGGTGTCGTGTTTTTTATCTCAGTGCTTGCCGAAACAAATAGGTTACCTTTTGATTTACCTGAAGCAGAGTCAGAGCTAGTTGCAGGCTATAATGTTGAATATTCCTCTATGGGATTTGCTTTATTTTTTCTAGGTGAATATGCTAATATGATATTAGTTAGTGCAATGACTACGACTTTCTTTTTAGGAGGTTATTTGCCGCCCTTTAATATATCGTGGTTAGATTGTATTCCGGGATTCTTTTGGTTTATATTTAAGGTCGGATTCTTATTGTTTTGCTTTTTATGGATTAGAGCAACCTTGCCAAGATATCGTTATGATCAATTAATGCGTTTGGGGTGGAAAGTATTTTTACCTCTAACTTTATTTTGGGTGGTGTTAGTGTCAAGCGTACTTGTTTATACTGATAACTTGCCAAGTGTTTAG